A DNA window from Vanacampus margaritifer isolate UIUO_Vmar chromosome 19, RoL_Vmar_1.0, whole genome shotgun sequence contains the following coding sequences:
- the LOC144039176 gene encoding ADP-ribosylation factor 6 → MGKMLSKIFGNKEMRILMLGLDAAGKTTILYKLKLGQSVTTIPTVGFNVETVTYKNVKFNVWDVGGQDKIRPLWRHYYTGTQGLIFVVDCADRDRIDEARQELHRIINDREMRDAIILIFANKQDLPDAMKPHEIQEKLGLTRIRDRNWYVQPSCATSGDGLYEGLTWLTSNYKS, encoded by the coding sequence ATGGGGAAAATGCTGTCAAAGATCTTTGGCAACAAAGAGATGAGAATACTGATGCTTGGACTTGACGCGGCGGGCAAGACCACCATCCTGTACAAGCTGAAGCTGGGACAGTCTGTCACCACCATCCCCACGGTGGGCTTCAACGTGGAGACGGTCACTTACAAGAACGTCAAGTTCAACGTGTGGGATGTGGGCGGCCAGGATAAGATCCGTCCGCTTTGGCGACACTACTATACGGGCACGCAGGGCTTGATCTTCGTGGTGGACTGCGCCGACCGGGACCGGATCGACGAGGCCCGCCAGGAGCTCCACCGCATCATCAACGACCGGGAGATGCGCGACGCCATCATCCTGATCTTCGCCAACAAGCAGGACCTGCCCGACGCCATGAAGCCCCACGAGATCCAGGAGAAGCTGGGCCTGACGCGCATCCGCGACCGCAACTGGTACGTGCAGCCTTCGTGTGCCACATCCGGGGACGGACTCTACGAGGGCCTCACCTGGCTTACCTCAAACTACAAATCTTAA